A stretch of the Taeniopygia guttata chromosome 3, bTaeGut7.mat, whole genome shotgun sequence genome encodes the following:
- the LOC115494483 gene encoding uncharacterized protein produces MNYGTSDALCLDFILCYILCLHIAGLTGYSIAKRFSLANPSMHLPSKPLPPIQKSSPSIKPSKILSREQENGKNITSYDEDNRKTPELSSEGKGHSVSLMPVSSRVGNMKKRSLLLPVTPPICKADNPAFGSEDEVKVGHGSASHRDLTESGDPKTFFLDTPHVPLHAKLLPPIQKSSLSSEPSKICKKKEKRGENHTASDDSCGNEEELISSGKGCKVSLVPVSSRVGNMKKRSLLLPVIPPICKADNPAFGSEDEVKVGHGSASHRDLTECGDPKTFFLDTPYVPLCAKLLPPIQKSSLSSEPSKICKKEKRGENHTASDDSCGNEEELISSGKGCKASLVHSSEGHMKRRRGHWQCL; encoded by the exons ATGAATTATGGAACTTCAGATGCTTTGTGTTTGGATTTTATCCTCTGTTATATTTTGTGTCTCCACATTGCAGGCCTGACTGGCTACAGTATTGCCAAGAGGTTTTCCCTGGCAAATCCCTCTATGCACCTTCCCTCCAAGCCATTGCCTCCGATCCAGAAGAGCTCTCCTTCTATCAAGCCAAGCAAGATATtgagcagagagcaggagaaTGGCAAAAATATCACCAGCTATGATGAGGACAATAGAAAAACCCCGGAGCTAAGTTCAGAGGGAAAAGGACATAGT GTTTCCTTGATGCCTGTGTCTTCCAGAGTTGGGAATATGAAGAAGAGGTCATTGCTACTGCCTGTAACCCCTCCTATATGCAAGGCAGACAACCCAGCCTTTGGCAGTGAGGACGAGGTGAAGGTTGGGCATGGCTCAGCCTCACACAGAG ACCTGACTGAGAGTGGTGATCCCAAAACCTTTTTCCTGGACACTCCCCATGTCCCATTACATGCCAAGCTCTTGCCTCCTATCCAGAAGAGCTCTCTTTCTTCTGAGCCCAGCAAGATCtgcaagaagaaggagaaacgTGGGGAAAATCACACTGCCTCTGATGACAGCTGTGGGAATGAGGAAGAATTGATCTCATCAGGAAAAGGATGTAAG GTTTCCTTGGTGCCTGTATCTTCCAGAGTTGGGAATATGAAGAAGAGGTCATTGCTACTGCCTGTAATCCCCCCTATATGCAAGGCAGACAACCCAGCCTTTGGCAGTGAGGACGAGGTGAAGGTTGGGCATGGCTCAGCCTCACACAGAG ACCTGACTGAGTGTGGTGATCCCAAAACCTTTTTCCTGGACACTCCCTATGTCCCATTATGTGCCAAGCTCTTGCCTCCTATCCAGAAGAGCTCTCTTTCTTCTGAGCCCAGCAAGATCTGCAAGAAGGAGAAACGTGGGGAAAATCACACTGCCTCTGATGACAGCTGTGGGAATGAGGAAGAATTGATCTCATCAGGAAAAGGATGTAAG GCTTCCTTGGTGCATTCCAGTGAAGGGCATATGAAGAGAAGAAGGGGTCACTGGCAGTGCCTTTGA